GAACATCACCAGTGGTAGCGTCTATTGAGAATTCATTGCCCGACATTTTAGCACCCAAGACCATTGTTAGTTCATCCTTCGGACGTTCCTCAATTCTAATGCTATCTCCAGATTCAGTTTCATAATCAATAGTGGTTGTTGGGGCTGCCCCAACAAATTTAACTTCACTATAAAACTTAGAAATGAGAGATAGTTGGAATGTTCCAATCTTATTTGCCAAGTCACCATTTTTGACAATCCTATCAGAGCCAACAAAGATGAATCTAACAGGTGCTTTGGATTGCAAATTTTCTCTAATATATTGATTAGCGTGATATTCTGGCCTATTCAAATTGTCAATAAGAAAAGATGGCATATTATCAGTAACTAGAGTATGTGGAATTTTCTCATACTTTAACTCATAAGATGTTAACCTCGAGCCTTGATTGTAAGGCCTAGTTTCACAAGGGTAAGTATGCTCGAAGTAGAAATCATAATTCGATACTTCCTTTCTAAGATACTTATGCAAATGACGAATTATACCTAATGCCGTACCATGTCCAGAAGTTGCTAATGTGCCAGTGTTACAGATAGTCATCACTGAAAAAGGGCCCTTGAAATTTTCCTCTGTTAATACATCAATAACATATTGTAAACCGTTTTGaccaatttcaatattagATTGATAGTCCTGTTTATATAAATTTTCAGAAAACTGCAAAATACTTCTGTACAACTCCTCTAAATTGGAATCACCATTCGGAAAGTCGTctattatttcttttacTTGGTTGCAGCCGTTTGCCAAATTGACTGCGGTAGGGCGTGATAGAATTAACTCATCAATTCTTTCGGATAGTCGacttttgaaattatcaaCGCTCTCCAAATCGTACCCAAAAGAAGATGCCACATCATCTCTGCTGTTTCCATGAAGAACCCTATCTAGTTCAACAACGATGGAAAAACATCCAACAAGCATAATTGCAGGTGCTCCACGTGTATACATCCCCTTGATTGCCTCATAACCGGAAAAATTagtcaatttttcaataggAGCAATTGAGTCGATATCAAGATATGTTGACTGATACGGCAACTGCAATTGGTTCAGAATAGAAAGAGAAGCTTTTGGAGAAGATCTGAATCTAATGGCCTCTAGAGACATATTATGGTAGTTAACTCCTAATTACCTTCTGAAGGAAATTCAATAATACAGGCGAATTACATGTTAAATTTTAAGTTCtcagttttttctttgttttccaaatttccTTTTAAAGTTCTCGAGGTATTTTCAATgtaatgttttttttttcttttagtATCACATAGAGTCATTTTTGTTGCACTGATATAGAAAAGGTAATACCATTGCCCACTATTAACAACTCGGAGCAACTAAATATATTTcacattttcaacttttgcTTGGATATGTCTGCTCCACCGGAAAAGGGGAATACCGCTCCTCACAAACGAAATTTTAGTTCTGGGAACAATAGCAATAGCGGAACAAACAATATTTTGACTGATAACAATCAACATGACAAATCACACATCCATCCAAACGTTTCCTATGAATCATTAGCACGGAAAATGAGTAAGAAGACCAATAGATATATTATGTCGTCACTTCCATCTTATCCATTGCTTGATACTTTTTCCTTGCTTTGcattttggtgatttttCCACATTGGTTGAGCGCCATCATTATGATCCTCTATGTTTTCCTCGGCCATCCTGACTTCCTTGAAATTATACTAGCAATATTTCTTAAGCATAGACTAAATAGGAACTCACCAACCCATTTGGCACCAAGAGCTCAAAGGGCAAAAACTTTTTCGTTTTTACAACTAGTTATTTACCTAGTCTTTGACGCTTCCATCATGGCAATGATGTTCTTGTTTACGCCATATACTGTACCatatattattttattaGCAAAATCATTTTTAGCAAGTAACTTAATATCTTTGAGGAACAGGTACATATTAGATGCTTTTATATCATGTTCACTGCTAATATTGTTGGAGTCAACATCGTTATACATTATTAGgcattttgaaattttccGTGGTGACTCTCTTTTATCTCTGACTTCTGACTACTCTTCCGCTGAAATATTATATCCCCTTTATTATTCATCCCCAGCAAGTGTTACAAAAACTTTAATTTACTATTTATCATTCAACAGATTTGGTCAGAATTCCGCTTTTATGTTTCGAATGGAATATGCTGTACAGTTTTTACATTCCACATTTTCCTTGTATATAATTTTGCACAACTTGAATCCTATTTTCAGGAAAGTTCAATTGGTTGATAAACTTATATGTTTGATTCAGGATTACATCATATCTGCtccaaatgatgatattgatcTTAGTTATTCTACCAATGAGAAAAGCCATTTATTTCAGTCAAGTAGCATGTCCAAAGGTCAAAATGTTTTTATAATACCTAAGGAAATATCATGTGCTCCTTTACCAACATTAAGATCCCACATAATGACTGTAGATGaatctgaagatgaaaatgctaGAACTTTAGATGAAGTCATCAATAGCAAATTAAAGCAAGACATTGATGAAGGTATACAAAGTGATGCTGTTTATGGGGTCAATGTTGGTGATAATATTGAGAATAGGGAGTCGAATACAGAAACAGGAATTCCGATGCACTTTCCTGAGGATCATCAGGTTCTGAATTTGAACGACGTATCATCACCTGGGTACGTAGTTGCACAAAACTTTGAGAATTTTTGTCGCATGATTTGGTCTTCAACTTCGAATTTGCTTTACATCTCCAGAACTCCTTCTCTAAAGGTTAACGATTTTACAACGAACTCTACTAATAATGCAACAAATTCTGTTGGcataaataaaaaaacacTTTCTCATAAAAgaagttttggaaaacttaAGAATAACACAAATAttcctccttcttcaaatgttgaaaagcGAGTCAAAGtcaatcttttgaaatatcaacaaccaTTGTGGACGTTTTTCAATGCGATGAGAGCCATGTTTTCAAGATATGACATTTATTCTGGTGATTACTACTCGCAAAATGCTATGGTTACTACGGGTAATGGAGCTGAGGATTACGCCAGAAGCATAAATTCCTCGTCTCAATGCTTCATTTGGTTCACTGGAGAAACAACACTGGTTTTTGAACTTCATAATATTAGCCTTGAACAATTACTTATCAAGGTTAATGGTATTATATGGGAACATGTTTCTTCATGTGCCTTTTTTGGTAGAGAGATGATCATCATAAATGGTTTGAGTCCCCTAAGTCAGTATGACATTGATTTCGTGAAAATCACACTGAAAGGTGAACTTGTTCATCTCACTACAACTACAGTTTCGACGGTGTTTCAGAACAAGATTGTCACAGAATCGACTAGCTCATCACCCTTATCTACATTGCAGAGATCGGTTGTGACTACTCAAGAAGCAATCGAGCGAGAAAAAGCTAGATTGAAAAAGCTAAAGTCTgattggaagaagaaagcTGCTCAATTGAAAGCAGATATAGAAAACTTGAATAGTCGGAATAAGCCGTCGGATGAAAGTAGAAACTACAAAAAGCTTGACAGTCTGCGCCAGGCGATTACTAAGTCAGATACAGAAGCTGCTCTTTTATCCAAAGAGGGAGAGCGTGTTAGATTATTGCAAAcagaacttgaagaaaactttaTGGAAGCGAAAAGGCACCACGAGGTTGTTCTGCGTTTGTACAACAAAGCTCAGAATGATGCTAAAGTTGAAGTATCTAAAATTGAGTCCAAAATTAGTGCTTCTCGTGCTGAGAAAAACCAactattgataaaaaaagagaagattatttcaaagaaacttcGCATTCATCATGACGTTGAACTTTTAAACAATGAACTTGAAAGCTTGAggaaaactgaaattgcTCTTAGGGTGGAGCGAAGGAAAATCAGAAGTAtccaaagagaagagaagTATAATTTGTTGGtaaaagatattgaaacaGTTTTGAATAGCTTGAAGATGAAAGCCTTGAATGATTTTGGTGTATagtatttttatttcttatAAATAGCTTAAAGTCTATATGGGAATACATTATTGCAGAAGACGTAGTCATATGTACAGGATGGTCAGAAATATAGCATAattcaatctttttttgtattaGGGTCAACTAGCGGATTTCCGACGAAATGAAAGTTTCTGTTAAAATACAATAATCCACCCGTTTTATGGTCCTCGTGCACATTGATTAAAATATCTTTGACCTTACACGTCCATATTTCATGGTTGTAGATCTGAAACACTTTATACTTCTCACAAATAAGGATACGTTCCGAGTTTTTCGTTAAAACTGGTAAATGTAGTTTTGGGTCCAGATGGAAAGAGTCGGGTCGGTCATTTTGTATAACGTCCTCAAATAATTCCCATTCTTGCTtatcaattctttcaaacgGTGTGGTATGTTTTCGCTCAGCATTGGTGTTATCCGAATTCATCTGCATGTTGATAAATCTAGAACCTAAACTAAAATTTCTTGCTAATTTTACACTATCAGAAGACGGACTTAGAATATGCAAGGCCAGATATTTATTCTGATGTATAGAGCTAGATGTTGCAGACGGGACTTGTATATTAAATTGAAGAACAGGTTCAGGATAAACCGTTAAAGAACTGACCGATGATAGGGTAGTTCCATGCATTTTGGTGACATCAAGGTCCCCAGAAAATGATGCTGTCAGAATCATGGCTAGAACAAATTAAAGCAgagtttattttttaataataaagaTGTTAGTATTATgtataaatcaaaaatcacTGAGCttatttcaacaaattttgTATTGCCAACTTACCTTGGGATCCAACAGTGGACATGGCATTcttaaattcttcaactggTGGCAAGTATGATTCTGTGAAGAACCCACGTTTGAATGTTTTCACAGAATTGAACACCCGAAAGACCCTTTCATGGGGCATTTGCATCATCTTAATTAGCAGCATGGTGTGTACCGCTCAAACTGCTCCTTTGTAATGGCTACTTCCTATAGGATGACATCTAGGAGAAGGTGGTGGATCTCCAGATGTCTTTCAATGCGGGGCTCGCTACCTTTGgacatatttttttttctaaagaACATAGTTTTTAAACGTTTGTACTAGATGAAACAAGGTAAAGATAGAGTAACTCTTCAGCAAGCTAGGTGATTTCGTATAACATGCTGTCATGTAATTCGGTGAGTCATAGAGCAATACGAATATACAGATCATATTCTATTTCTGGAAGAAGCTATACACTCAGTGCGGACTCAAGTGCCGAATCAGCACAAAGCTCTTTCTTACGTCCCCTGAAGGATCCACCGAGACGGACATCTAAGTGGAAAATGATATCCGATAGAGAAAGAGTTCAAAGCTACAAGTGTCTAGAAAAAACCGCTATTGCTCATATCTTGAGCTCACCTCCACGGATGTTACATGTAGCTAGGATTGTTATTCCACGTGACTTCTTAGTGCCACTAAGAGTTATGGAGAATCCAATACGGGGAGAAGCTAGCGTATTCCCGTACATTATTGCTCCATATCACCCTGATGATCTCAAGGTTCCCGAAGATCCAGTGTTATATTATGCAAACTCCATAAGTTTATTTGAAAGCTACAATAACAAGGAAACCACCGGGACACACACTGTACCTTTACAAAAACTTACCATCTATAACAATATGTATCCGAACATAAAGGTGCATAAACATGTCGGTTGGAATATTGATACTCACAAAGtaattgaacaaatttaCGTAGATTTGTTAAAGCAtgaattggagaaatgtgaagtatttgaagaactaaTGCCATCTTCtgtttcttgtttggaCTTAGTGTACATAGACTCCAAGGAGTACTTGTTTATGGGCGAAGAGAGAATGCAACTCAATTTATTCACAATGCTGCAGCATTCTCCAGAAATAATTGAATTGTTAAAAGGCAAgttcaaaacaaacattATACCAATTAACTCTTCAACAGATAACCTAAATAGAATACTCATAAGGTATTCCatgtttttgaacaattgaaaTACATAAACGCCTAAAGCAGTAAGATATATAAACATATATACACAAATTCATTTACATGCTCTGCAGTTTCAAAGGTAGCCCATACACAATAGGTGCTGCCCCGTTCAAATATTTCAGCTTACATACATCTCTTGATGCAGCAACACATTCAGGAAGCGTGCGGTTTTCTGCGGTTAAATCAAACATATCAAAAGAATcataatcaacaaaaaaccCCCATTTAGTCAATACCGAAATAGTAAACATATCAATATCCTTATCTGTAACATCCCACAAATTTACCAAAAGCATAGGGCAACCTCCGTTGATGTAATTGTAGGCAGTTCCATAAGGTTGGACATAACCATCGCCTTTCATGGTGCCTGATGAACACCCTAGTAACAATGATGGTGGAATGGTATCTCTggatttgatatttttcgATCTTACATATTGCTCCCCACCACCATGCCCTGCATATATAAATAGGTTGGCTTCATTAAAGCAATTCAATATCTGCATTTCTTCAGGTGGTTCACCTACCACACCATCCCAACCGTCTAAGTGTTTAAACTTAGGAGCAAGAGTTTTTTCGgttcttttcaaatccCCACCAGGATTAATGACGTAAAACCCTTTACACGCATCAATACCGCTATCAATGTaatttttatatttgatcaaataaTCTTGTAACTGAATCAAGGATGGCATTCTTGAAActgattttttcctcaatgaGGGAATCGACTCCCATGGTATATTGACACACCTTGAACCAAGAACCAAAACAACGTGCTTaacatcatcttcattggAAAGAACGTTATTTTGCTTTATAGAGTCGATCTTTCTTACAAGATGCTTTCCAAGATCAATAAGTTCGTTTTTCCCTAAGTCAAAACGGGGGTATATGTGCATGATAATAAAATATAGTAAATCTGCAACTTTTTGAGCATTTACCTTATTGATCTTTAAAAATAGTCGGTAAATTCCGTCATGTACGTTTTCCAGTTGACAAGGATCGAGTTTGatgttcttttttgttaAATATTCGGAAAGTAAAGTTTTTACTTCACCTTTAATGGCCCTAAAGTCATGTTCATTAACATGGATAGCTTGAAAAATCGAATTGAATCCACCAAACCATTCTGAATCTATTATTGAGAGAGTGTCCTCTAGCTGTTGATCTAATAATTTCCTGGAATTCCACCATTCTATCTTCTCATCATGAGTCTTCACCTTACTAGTCACATCAGTCATTGTAGTATTATCACTTTTTATAATAATTTGCCGcaatttttcagcaacGTTACCAAAGGAATTATCAGTCCCCACTAAGTCTAAACATATGTTAATAAAAAGCGGATTTTCGAACCTTGGGTCGAACCTTATAATCATTAAGCTATTTGTAGGTAACACATAGTCAATAGAAATGGCAACCCAATCCTTGGGCATGAGTGATTTTAGgtttatcttcttcatttgtgtaaaaccaaaatcagAAAGGGTGCTAATTTCGGGTAGAAAACATTTAGTTTTGTTGGTGAGCTTTGAAAATTGTTTGTCCCATCTCAATGAGATTGATTTAAAGTGGTCGTTTATATTAATAATTTGGGTTAGCTCTTCATCAACCTTTGAGCAGTTATCATTTTTTAGCAGTGCAAGAAAGCTACTAAAAGCCATATCTAGAGTGTATTTTGTCACTTCTGTTGAATGGTTCGAAGAGCACTCcttgaagttttcaattaaaCCTTTGTTACacagtttcaattttgtgGTCATTGGATTAAATGTTGTCTTGATTATAATTTCATTAAGCATAGGGTAGCAGGAAGAGGCATAAAATGTATTTACTTTAAACTCCTTCATGTAGTTATGATAATCAACAATCTCTCTCACCATGGGATCAAATTCGTACTTATAATCATCTAAGTCTCCATCGTGTGGATATTCGTACCTTCTTTTTAAAGCTGTAATCCAAGCTTTGATGACTTCGGAATGTTGATGATCTACGTTGCTTGTGTTAAAATAATTGAACATAAAGTTGTCTAGCTTCTTCGATATAGCCTTGACATTCTCTGTATCGTTTGTTCTACGTGCAAGGTTTTCCGAAACCGCCAATGCATATATTGTAACACAGAGGTTACAGtctgaaaaaattgatttctcATATCGGCTTGCTAACGAGTAGTACTTTTTAGCATCCTCAAACGCATTTTTGAATAGACTGAATTCAGTTAATACCAGATTGTAGCTGTATTGCAAGTTGATAGAAGGCTGTagtttgatgaaaatgtcTAATTCACGCAAGTAACTATCAAATTCTTTTCCCAGTCCTAAAGTCGAGTACCTTCTAAGTAGTGAATTGTAACATTGTAGCATTTCAGACgaaaatttcatttttagGATTGACTTAAAATTTGTATTAAGAGGAGGGACATCAGGTCCAGCCAGAAGGAAATTTTTAAATAGAGATTGTAATATCGCAACGGCTCTATTTATATTAACCACAGCATTCAAATGATCAATTTTATTACTTAGTCCAACTAATTTGCAAAACTTTGCATACATAAGCAAGAGATGTATTGCCTTGTATTTATCTGTCTgcttttgaattttaaAGACTGGGTTCTGGGAAAGTTCTAGATATATGGCATTAATGACATCATTTGTTAGTTTATCATCCCTTCTAATCTTAACTTCCAGTATACTTAGACATAAGTCTAATGAGTTGTAACTTGATAGGCCAATAACTTCCAATTGTGGTATATCCATTTTGGCAGAAAACTCACCCTTAATATGTGCATCTATTAAATACATTTGTAGTAGCTTTTTTTGATCAGGGTCAAGAGAATTTCTTCGTTTTTTAAGGTATATATTGattatcatttttgaatatttatAGATCTCATTGTAATTCAGTGCCTCATAAAGCGTTTGAAGAACAGTAAATTCATAGTCAGAAAAGCATGTATCTGTTTGTAAAACCCACCTTGAAAGTAGGTGATAACTTTTCAACACAATTTCAGAAGCGTCAATTGAATTAGAAAATGTTTGAAGTATGTATAAATGTGAAATGACTAAATCTTGATACTCAAACACAGCAGAGTCTTCACTGAAAGCTAATGTTGTACTCTTGAAGCTGATAGGGAAATGCACGATAGTAGAGACATGagataaaaaataaaggaacAAACCAGTGTCACGTAAATTTTCTTTCAGTAAGAGGACTATAGAACTTATAAAACCTTCCTTCATAGGTGCATTTGAATCCTCAACTAGCTCTATCACGTTCAAGTAAATTGAAACTGAAAGTATGTCTTTGCTTGTATATTGCAAAATTTGTGTTAGTAAAGCATTATCATGAATAAGACACTGAGTAACAATTTTCAAGCAAGAGTCATACTCtttttttaataacaaGTTGCAAGTTAGAAGCTTTGATATTCTACTTAGCCTGTTCTTGATGTACATCAGCTGTATCAATAAGGCAGTCTTTGCATCATTAGTTGTTAGTGTCAAGTTACTAGCTGTAGTGATCCTTTTAGTAGAGAGCTTTGATTCTGCAGATCCAGCTAGGTGCATGTCTGTATAAACAAATAATTCCCAGAATGTCAATGCTAGTTCAGAGTTTTGTTTCAACAAGttatttccaaagttgTAGAATAATCGTAGGAAGTTAATAACCCTTTTAGTATCATTAAGGGCCACCACTGAGTGAGCCATCCTCTTTAAATTCAACTgaataaatgaaaagttaGATTCAGTACATTTCATATTCTTAAACTTCAACGTAACAATGTCAAAAAGTTTTAATATATACTTTGAGTAACTTATATTATTTGCAACAAAGACAAttagttttgataaagaagTATACACCGACACATTGGTGAAGTCAATGTTATTAATTGTATGCTCCAAAGTGCTGATAAAGGATTTGCTCGAGAGTAACTCCGACGCGGGACGTTCGGTCACGGTAGATAATAGACCTTCTGATATGTTCATATTCTCAAAGGAGTGCAAAATGTCCGTAGAATTTTTCTTGTCAACAAATGTTAGGGTACTCCAAGGTATGTTCATATGCTgtttatcttcttcaaggGAGAATTTAGCTATCAGCTGTTTTAGGTCATTTATTGTTATGCCTCGTTGCTGACACATTTTAcacaaatgaaaaaactcCTTTGCCGTAAAGCGATAAACTAGCCCGCttgatttatcaaacaTTTTACTGCCATCTTTTGCAAGCTTGTGAAGAAGCTGGGGCTTGAATTCCGAAGATAATATACTGTAAATAGTAGCAATCACTAAAAATGTGAGCCTATAGACAGTTTTGGTAACAACCGACAACTTTATGAAAACCATAGCCAGCAAGTCGTAGATGAAGAcgtttgatttttcttttagtAGTAGTAGGTAGATCTCAGATTCATGATTATAACTGTTCACGATATCCTTAGTATacatttgaatttcatCGTTTTTTTGTACAAGAAGTTGTAACAAATTGGTTTTCAGGCGTATAAAAGTAGGAACATCATTAATTTTAGTGCTTGTAGCAGTGTATCTGATTATTTCCTCAACGGTGAGTATGCCTGGCTGAATACTTTGTAGGCGTAGAAACATCTGGAAAGTAATgcaaaaaaatttcagtttacaatcaatttgaaaattgtaATTTGCAATCAAATAGTCTAGTATTTGTAAGTTTAAATCCAGTGTTTCATTGTTCTTCTTAAATTCACTATCAGTATTACATTCTTCCATAATGGTATTGTACTGTTCAATTATTTCATTGCTTACTTGACCCGTTTGATGTATTATATCAATTATTATGATGGCAAGGGAGTCTTCCAAGTTGTCTGAATGATTTGAcgactttattttttccactAAAGTGCCAAATTTAGTTAACGCAACATCGCTGCACATATTTAGTATATAGCAAAGTTGGTGCTGCCAGAAGGAATCAAACGTAGAAGCCTGTGGGTGTTAAAGGATGATTCGTAGGAAAGGAAAGCGTGTATTATTTAAGAAGaacatgaatttttgtttacatttCCGCCTAATTaggaaaacaataaatatACGAGTTTTTAGAAAATGTTGCTAGTACGAAGTATTATATCTTTGAACTAGACAAAAACAGTTTTAGATTCCAGTCATCGGTGTATCTATTAGAGGCTTTTACGAAGGAACAGACCTATAGGTAACAAAAACGAATggtttgaagatgatgttAAAGTCAGCTTATTTTATATATACTTAAAAAGGGAATATAATACACGGAAAACAAGGAGTTTATAAATCTCCTGGCACTGGGTACTTAGAAACAAACTtaacaacttcttcatcgaGAGACTTGACTTGAGGGTCCTCAGACGCTAGTTTCTTGAAGTTGTttaacttttcttttggacTAGAACCTTGCTCCTTGGACTTAAGGTCAATAGCAATTTTAACAGCTTTATCCATAAAATCAGCAACAAGTTTGAACTCCTCACCCAAGAAACCTCTTGTGGTCATTGCTGGTGTACCAACTCTTAAACCAGATGGAAAAAGAGCTGATTTATCACCTGGGACAGTGTTCTTGTTCGCAGCAATATTAACCCTTTCAAGGACAGCTTCAACTCTTGCACCATCAATACCTTTGGATCTTAAATCTACCAAGATTAAATGGGTATCTGTACCACCAGACACTAAATCAAAGCCCTTAGTCTTCAAAGCATCGGCAAAAATAGAGGCATTCTTGACAATATCTGCTTGATATTGCTTGTACTCAGGGGTTTGAGCTTGTTTCAATGCAACTGATAAGGCTGAGATTGTGTGATTGTGTGGACCACCTTGATGTGCTGGAAAAACAGAGAAGTTaatctttttttccaattcgTATGGAATTTGCTTACCCTTTTTCGTCACTTTTCTGATTCCCTTTCTGAAGAAGATCATGGCACCCCTTGGTCCTCTTAAAGATTTATGAGTAGTGGTTGTGACTATATCAGAGTATGGGAATGGAGAGTCGGTGACGCCAGCGGAAACTAAACCAGAGATGTGTGCCATATCAGATAACAAGTAAGCACCAACTTTGTCAGAAATTTCTTTCATTCTCTTGTAGTCAATGATTCTAGAGTAAGCAGAAGCACCAGCAACAATAACTTTAGGTCTGAATAAAAGTGcatttttctctaaagTGTCATAATCGATCAACCCAGTGCTTTCATCTAACCTGTAAGGCATGGTTTGGAAATATTTCGAGATGTAAGAAATCTTAGTAGTTGGAGTTTGATAACCATGTGACAAATGGCCACCATGTGGAAGGTCAAGACCCATAATTCTGTCACCAACTTCCAAAATGGCAGAATAAGCGTACAAGTTGGCTGGAGCACCAGATAGGGACTGAACGTTAACGCCCCACTCTTCTGGATTTAAATTGAAGGCTTCCAAGGCTCTCTTTTGACAAAGAGATTCAGCCATATCGATGAACTCATTACCACCGTAATATCTTTCGCCAGGATAACCTTCGGAATACTTATTTTGCATCTCAGAACCCAGTAGATCCATGACAGCCTTAGAGGTAA
The Pichia kudriavzevii chromosome 2, complete sequence DNA segment above includes these coding regions:
- a CDS encoding uncharacterized protein (PKUD0B04660; similar to Saccharomyces cerevisiae YBR263W (SHM1); ancestral locus Anc_1.339) produces the protein MFSKLSVNTVKRSFSSSFKRSYALTPSSQALISKGVKDVDPEMYEILQLEKARQKNSITLIPSENFTSKAVMDLLGSEMQNKYSEGYPGERYYGGNEFIDMAESLCQKRALEAFNLNPEEWGVNVQSLSGAPANLYAYSAILEVGDRIMGLDLPHGGHLSHGYQTPTTKISYISKYFQTMPYRLDESTGLIDYDTLEKNALLFRPKVIVAGASAYSRIIDYKRMKEISDKVGAYLLSDMAHISGLVSAGVTDSPFPYSDIVTTTTHKSLRGPRGAMIFFRKGIRKVTKKGKQIPYELEKKINFSVFPAHQGGPHNHTISALSVALKQAQTPEYKQYQADIVKNASIFADALKTKGFDLVSGGTDTHLILVDLRSKGIDGARVEAVLERVNIAANKNTVPGDKSALFPSGLRVGTPAMTTRGFLGEEFKLVADFMDKAVKIAIDLKSKEQGSSPKEKLNNFKKLASEDPQVKSLDEEVVKFVSKYPVPGDL
- a CDS encoding uncharacterized protein (PKUD0B04650; similar to Saccharomyces cerevisiae YGR098C (ESP1); ancestral locus Anc_3.441) — its product is MCSDVALTKFGTLVEKIKSSNHSDNLEDSLAIIIIDIIHQTGQVSNEIIEQYNTIMEECNTDSEFKKNNETLDLNLQILDYLIANYNFQIDCKLKFFCITFQMFLRLQSIQPGILTVEEIIRYTATSTKINDVPTFIRLKTNLLQLLVQKNDEIQMYTKDIVNSYNHESEIYLLLLKEKSNVFIYDLLAMVFIKLSVVTKTVYRLTFLVIATIYSILSSEFKPQLLHKLAKDGSKMFDKSSGLVYRFTAKEFFHLCKMCQQRGITINDLKQLIAKFSLEEDKQHMNIPWSTLTFVDKKNSTDILHSFENMNISEGLLSTVTERPASELLSSKSFISTLEHTINNIDFTNVSVYTSLSKLIVFVANNISYSKYILKLFDIVTLKFKNMKCTESNFSFIQLNLKRMAHSVVALNDTKRVINFLRLFYNFGNNLLKQNSELALTFWELFVYTDMHLAGSAESKLSTKRITTASNLTLTTNDAKTALLIQLMYIKNRLSRISKLLTCNLLLKKEYDSCLKIVTQCLIHDNALLTQILQYTSKDILSVSIYLNVIELVEDSNAPMKEGFISSIVLLLKENLRDTGLFLYFLSHVSTIVHFPISFKSTTLAFSEDSAVFEYQDLVISHLYILQTFSNSIDASEIVLKSYHLLSRWVLQTDTCFSDYEFTVLQTLYEALNYNEIYKYSKMIINIYLKKRRNSLDPDQKKLLQMYLIDAHIKGEFSAKMDIPQLEVIGLSSYNSLDLCLSILEVKIRRDDKLTNDVINAIYLELSQNPVFKIQKQTDKYKAIHLLLMYAKFCKLVGLSNKIDHLNAVVNINRAVAILQSLFKNFLLAGPDVPPLNTNFKSILKMKFSSEMLQCYNSLLRRYSTLGLGKEFDSYLRELDIFIKLQPSINLQYSYNLVLTEFSLFKNAFEDAKKYYSLASRYEKSIFSDCNLCVTIYALAVSENLARRTNDTENVKAISKKLDNFMFNYFNTSNVDHQHSEVIKAWITALKRRYEYPHDGDLDDYKYEFDPMVREIVDYHNYMKEFKVNTFYASSCYPMLNEIIIKTTFNPMTTKLKLCNKGLIENFKECSSNHSTEVTKYTLDMAFSSFLALLKNDNCSKVDEELTQIININDHFKSISLRWDKQFSKLTNKTKCFLPEISTLSDFGFTQMKKINLKSLMPKDWVAISIDYVLPTNSLMIIRFDPRFENPLFINICLDLVGTDNSFGNVAEKLRQIIIKSDNTTMTDVTSKVKTHDEKIEWWNSRKLLDQQLEDTLSIIDSEWFGGFNSIFQAIHVNEHDFRAIKGEVKTLLSEYLTKKNIKLDPCQLENVHDGIYRLFLKINKVNAQKVADLLYFIIMHIYPRFDLGKNELIDLGKHLVRKIDSIKQNNVLSNEDDVKHVVLVLGSRCVNIPWESIPSLRKKSVSRMPSLIQLQDYLIKYKNYIDSGIDACKGFYVINPGGDLKRTEKTLAPKFKHLDGWDGVVGEPPEEMQILNCFNEANLFIYAGHGGGEQYVRSKNIKSRDTIPPSLLLGCSSGTMKGDGYVQPYGTAYNYINGGCPMLLVNLWDVTDKDIDMFTISVLTKWGFFVDYDSFDMFDLTAENRTLPECVAASRDVCKLKYLNGAAPIVYGLPLKLQSM